The Chloroflexota bacterium sequence GTGCTGGATAACCCCGATAACTACGCGCCTGTCGCCGTGCTCGGCCGCATTTGCTATGAGCGGGGCAAGTTTGTGGACGCTCTTGAGCAGTTTTCGCAGGGGCTGGAAATAGCAAAGCGGGCAGACGATTCGCATGCGCAGGCGTTTCTCTACCGGATGCTTGTATGGACGCACTTGGAGACTGACAATGAGGCTGAAGCATTGGCGGTAGGGGAAGCGGGTGTTGCGGTGGCTCCGGACGACCAACAGCTGCGCCGTCTGGTCGATCGTGTCAGAGGGCCACAGAAGCCCGCAGAATCACCTGCGCCCTCGGTCGATGGAGACCCAGCGGAGGATTCAGATGGAGTTGCGGCGAGTCCGGCGACTGCGGACGCCTCTCCCGCCGAGCAAGCCGCTGCCGCAGCGGCGGGAACCAGTACGGAATAGTCTCCGCCGCACATCCGGAACATAAGTCTGGCGCGCATCGCGGTCTCATGTCGAAATGAGATCCGTGAATTCTGGACCCGGCCTATCCACGGCTCGAGGTCTTGCGCGCCATTCGTTCCCCTCCGAACCGCCGGGCTTAGGCTGCCGCAGCGCGAAGTCCAACACCTGTTTCTTGCGAAGCTAGCACCACCGCGAGTATCATGTTAACTAAGTGAATTAGTTAACAATAGTTACGCATTTAATTAGGCAAGACCGTCATGCGAATTTCTATGAAAGCGGACTATGCAGTCCGCGCAGTGGTAGATCTGGGACATCGTTACGGGCAAGGGCTTGTGCAAAGCGCGGCGATCGCGCAGCGGCAGTTCATACCCGAAGCCTATCTGGACCAACTGCTGACCGCACTGCGCAAGGCGGGCATTGTGCGCAGCATTCGCGGCCCACAGGGCGGGCACGAACTGGCGCGGTCGCCGGATCAGATCACTATGGAACTGGTGGTCTCTACCCTGGAAGGTCCGTTTACGCCGGTTGAATGCCTGGAGAACATACCGTTCTGCTCGCTGGTGCCGGGATGCGGGCAACGTGAAGTGTGGCAGGAAGTGCAGTCAGCGGTGGAGTCGATCTTGAGCCGTCACACTATTGCCGATCTGGTAGCTCGTGAGAAAGAACGGCGCGAGCGCATCGTATACTATATCTAATGCCAGTCAACGCAAGAGAACGAAGGAGGAGCACATGAGTAAGGTTGTTAAACGGCGCAGTCTCTTTACGCCGGAACAGGTGCAGCGCTACAGCAGACACATTATATTGACAGAGGTTGGCCCGATCGGCCAGCGCAAGCTTATGAATGCCAAGGTCCTGCTGCTTGGCGCAGGCGGCCTGGGCTCGCCTGCGGCGCTCTACTTGGCGGCGGCCGGTGTCGGCACGCTGGGAATTGTTGACTTCGACGAAGTTGACCTGAGCAACTTACAACGACAGATCCTCCACGGACACTCCGATGTGGGCAGGTCGAAAGTAGCCTCCGCCCAGGACCGCTTGCGTGAAGTTAACCCCGACGTGAACGTGGTCGCGCATACCGATCACCTCAATTCCGATAACGTGATGGACGTCTTTGCCGACTATGACGTGATTGTTGACGGCACGGATAACTTTCCCACGCGGTACCTCGTCAACGACGCGGCTCTCTTCTTGAATAAGCCGGTCGTGCACGGCAGCATCTTTCGGTTTGAAGGACAGGCGACGGTGTTCGAACCCGGCAAAGGCTGCTACCGGTGCCTCTATCCCGAACCGCCGCCCCCGGAAATGGCGCCTTCTTGCTCTGAGGCTGGCGTGTTGGGTGTCTTGCCGGGCATTGTGGGTTCCATCCAGGCCGTAGAGACCGCAAAGCTGCTGTTGGGGATTGGCGATACGTTGACTAACCGGCTCTTGCTCTTCGATGCACTGGCGCTCTCTTTCCATGAGGTCAAGCTGCGGCGCGATCCCGCGTGCCCAGTTTGCGGCGACAATCCGACAGTTACTGAGTTGATCGACTACGAGGCCTTTTGCGGCATGCCGGCCGTGGAGCAAACGCTAGACGTGACTTCCGGTACGGTTTCGTAGTGAGCGGGGCACATAAAGCCCGGGTGAAGATCCTGCAACTCATCGACAAACATGAGAAAAGTAAAACGCTGGTAGACCGTGCTACGAATTACGGCCACGCAAATCGATGAGATGATCGCCCACGTGCGTGCGGAGGCGCCCAATGAAGGCTGCGGCATGTTGGGCGGCAAGGATGGCAGCGTGTTGGCGGTTTTTCCGGCGCGGAATGCCGCGGCCAGCCCCATTCGCTTCACTATTCATCCGGAGGATCTCCTGCACATCGTACGTACGGTGGAATACGAGCGAGACTGGCAAATCGTGGGAATATTCCATTCCCATGTTGCCTCACCGGCGTATCCATCGGCGACAGACGTTGCCGAGGCGGAGTTCGACATGGGCAACGGCGAATTGGCCGAACGGTATCCGGGGGCAGTGCACGTTGTCATTTCGCTGGCGAACCCGGCAGAACCGGACGTGCGCGGGTACACGATACGGCAACGCGAGATTGGTGCAGTACCGTTGCAGGTTGTGCCGGATACGGTGTGAAGAAGCCGCGCAAGGCAAGCGTATATGCCGGAATCCTCTGGCGCTGCCCTGCCGCCTTGGGTATGCGCAGATTCTCGCTTTGCCGCGCATGACTGCAAGACTTCGTTTCGCATAGAATGGCAGTAAGGTTGTGTCCACGGTCGCTAAGAGCGCTATTCGTACGCGGTAGATTTCGCAGATAGGAGGGCAGACATGGCTAGTT is a genomic window containing:
- a CDS encoding Rrf2 family transcriptional regulator yields the protein MRISMKADYAVRAVVDLGHRYGQGLVQSAAIAQRQFIPEAYLDQLLTALRKAGIVRSIRGPQGGHELARSPDQITMELVVSTLEGPFTPVECLENIPFCSLVPGCGQREVWQEVQSAVESILSRHTIADLVAREKERRERIVYYI
- a CDS encoding M67 family metallopeptidase, which encodes MLRITATQIDEMIAHVRAEAPNEGCGMLGGKDGSVLAVFPARNAAASPIRFTIHPEDLLHIVRTVEYERDWQIVGIFHSHVASPAYPSATDVAEAEFDMGNGELAERYPGAVHVVISLANPAEPDVRGYTIRQREIGAVPLQVVPDTV